A genome region from Tenebrio molitor chromosome 4, icTenMoli1.1, whole genome shotgun sequence includes the following:
- the Ada3 gene encoding transcriptional adapter 3-A has protein sequence MNGIKRYVMQKGTTNRHGTKAKDIATSSRHEQSTTDTESFINNLPLIRQSENAKLLPRYSAILGRSDDDGVNMDDLDQLQLDFEKLISTCAVRNRYLRGEIESIDKVEERRDRKGKSYDKGSLKRKRPDDKTKYRDLKNGARPIKRHYPLPVNSLIGDVPLRHEIPKINLPKNDTSDKFWATVEPYCAPITNSHMMFIDKLIDECSQEIDVKIPELGDYYANEWNDSTTGMEQELGLGSKSVGMDLKKNGLSAMVDTFSNPKTQRLLAALIEEKVMTSFPGVTGKLKPSDLNIIKSAGGARAAICMDRRLKKDLVEQGILSVEDLSKNMPDDEILQEIKKCQQELAAVNEYNVEELKRLKAIVTKDLKRQEIKAALDKVDNQVLEVYNKVLLTKQKQIQQAKDEDFDKATFTKALKEYEVQTDALLKQQFKLQKEVSELHEA, from the exons ATGAATGGAATAAAACGATACGTGATGCAGAAGGGAACAACCAACCGACATGGaacaaaagcaaaagacattGCTACGTCTTCACGCCACGAACAATCAACAACAGACACCGAGAGCTTCATCAATAACCTACCACTGATCAGGCAGTCCGAAAACGCTAAATTATTGCCGCGATATTCAGCCA TTTTGGGGCGAAGCGACGATGACGGTGTCAACATGGACGACTTGGACCAACTCCAGCTCGACTTTGAAAAGTTGATATCGACGTGCGCCGTCAGAAATCGCTACCTAAGGGGAGAAATTGAATCGATTGATAAAGTGGAGGAGAGACGCGACAGAAAGGGAAAATCATATGACAAG GGATCGTTGAAGCGGAAGCGTCCCGACGACAAGACGAAATACCGTGACTTGAAGAATGGAGCCAGACCAATCAAACGACATTACCCTCTACCTGTCAACAGCCTGATCGGCGACGTGCCTCTGCGGCACGAAATCCCCAAAATCAATCTACCGAAAAACGACACCTCGGACAAGTTCTGGGCGACGGTGGAGCCCTACTGCGCCCCCATCACCAACTCGCACATGATG TTCATCGACAAATTGATCGACGAGTGTTCCCAAGAAATCGACGTCAAAATACCTGAACTCGGCGACTACTATGCCAACGAGTGGAACGACAGCACTACCGGGATGGAGCAGGAGCTGGGTCTGGGCTCGAAATCTGTGGGAATGGACCTGAAGAAAAACGGACTGAGCGC GATGGTGGACACGTTCTCTAACCCGAAAACTCAACGCTTATTGGCTGCCTTGATCGAGGAGAAAGTGATGACGTCTTTTCCGGGAGTCACCGGAAAGCTTAAAc CTTCCGATTTGAATATAATCAAGTCTGCTGGCGGCGCTCGTGCTGCCATCTGCATGGACCGTCGCCTCAAGAAAGATCTAGTCGAGCAGGGAATTTTGAGCGTCGAGGATCTGTCAAAG AATATGCCCGACGACGAGATTTTGCAAGAAATCAAGAAGTGCCAGCAGGAACTGGCAGCCGTCAACGAGTACAACGTTGAAGAACTGAAACGTTTGAAAGCCATCGTTACCAAAGACTTGAAGAGGCAAGAGATCAAAGCGGCTTTGGACAAAGTTGACAACCAG GTATTGGAGGTGTACAATAAAGTTTTGCTGACAAAACAGAAACAGATTCAACAAGCTAAAGACGAAGATTTCGACAAGGCGACGTTCACCAAAGCCCTGAAAGAATACGAAGTGCAAACGGACGCGCTGTTGAAgcaacagtttaaattgcagAAGGAAGTGTCAGAATTACACGAAGCTTGA